In Arvicola amphibius chromosome 13, mArvAmp1.2, whole genome shotgun sequence, a genomic segment contains:
- the Psmb5 gene encoding proteasome subunit beta type-5: MALASVLQRPLPVNQHGFFGLGGRADLLDLGPGSPADGLSLAAPGWGVSEEPRIEMLHGTTTLAFKFRHGVIVAADSRATAGAYIASQTVKKVIEINPYLLGTMAGGAADCSFWERLLARQCRIYELRNKERISVAAASKLLANMVYQYKGMGLSMGTMICGWDKRGPGLYYVDSEGNRISGTAFSVGSGSVYAYGVMDRGYSYDLEVEDAYDLARRAIYQATYRDAYSGGSVNLYHVREDGWIRVSSDNVADLHDKYNAPVL; the protein is encoded by the exons ATGGCGCTGGCTAGCGTGTTACAGCGGCCTTTGCCGGTGAACCAGCATGGGTTTTTTGGACTCGGAGGTCGCGCAGATCTGCTGGACCTGGGTCCGGGGAGTCCCGCTGATGGGCTGAGCCTGGCCGCGCCCGGCTGGGGTGTCTCCGAGGAGCCGAGGATCGAAATGCTTCATGGAACCACCACCCTGGCCTTCAAG TTTCGCCATGGAGTCATTGTTGCTGCAGATTCCCGGGCCACAGCAGGTGCTTACATTGCCTCCCAGACCGTGAAGAAAGTGATCGAGATCAACCCCTACCTTCTGGGCACCATGGCTGGGGGTGCAGCCGACTGCAGCTTCTGGGAGCGGTTGTTGGCTCGGCAGTGTCGAATCTATGAGCTTCGAAATAAGGAACGCATCTCTGTCGCGGCAGCCTCCAAGCTTCTTGCTAACATGGTGTATCAGTACAAGGGCATGGGGCTGTCCATGGGTACCATGATCTGTGGCTGGGATAAGAGAGGCCCCG GCCTCTACTATGTAGACAGTGAGGGGAACCGGATCTCTGGAACTGCCTTCTCAGTGGGTTCTGGCTCCGTGTATGCTTATGGGGTCATGGATCGAGGCTACTCCTATGACCTAGAAGTGGAGGATGCTTATGATCTGGCCCGCCGAGCCATCTACCAAGCCACCTACAGAGATGCCTACTCTGGAGGTTCAGTCAACCTCTACCACGTGCGGGAGGATGGCTGGATCCGTGTCTCCAGTGACAATGTCGCTGACTTACACGACAAGTATAATGCGCCTGTCCTCTGA